One window of the bacterium genome contains the following:
- a CDS encoding serine/threonine protein kinase, protein MTDTTLPGGPDDDRTLPLDRAAGDAPPDEDVGTVFGPYRLVRRIGSGGMGDVYEAEQSEPIRRRVALKVIKQGMDTRAVVARFDAERQALALMDHPCIAKVFDAGATDRGRPYFVMEYVEGEPITDYCNWRKLSTRDRLELFARVCEGVQHAHQKGVIHRDFKPSNVLVAEVDGRPVPKIIDFGVAKATTQRLTEMTMFTEMGQLIGTPEYMSPEQAAANDDDIDTRTDVYALGVVLYELLAGALPFESGELRKAGYDAIRRIIIEQDPPRPSTRFGSLGARATQVAAHHGTAAPRLRSELRGDLDWITMKALAKERDRRYETANGLAADVRRHLRNEPVTAGPPSTSYRLGKLVRRNRGAFATGAALVLMLAVLAVSMSVQAGRLARERDRTAVQAAKAEKTTEFLQSMLGGISPATARGRDTKLLEEILVNTDRRAQTELAAQPEVQAAILGTLGLTYAAIGKFPEALANLQVADSLQTALLGDDDGATQTTRRNLGTALIRAGRHAEAETQLRAVIATSQAARGPDDAVALRAMVDLADLFIRTGKLKESLEFGEAAVAAYGRRPDAAPEDALRAKVVLAFTLANAERQARADTLLTEAIAGYVAAFGADHPQTLNARGTLAIIQQYTRPAEVVLQTYGDVIAGATRVYGQDHPETIKARSNLAAYYINLGRLDEAEAAHRELVAATTRIYGADNAETIVSRQNLGNTLLAQGRYAEAEAYLDDLLLTCRRVLGADHRRTLGVMSLLASLYDQQRRFPEAAAMLGQIARDSQGNLGETHPAVVINYYNWAAKLQDMGDERAAEPVYRTALDKHQRGEGGDKPYVAAILNGLGRALAARGQAAEADSLLASGLAMRERMFGATHTEVAYSLASMGDVLHLRGDHAGAVVRLRACVAMRDSLLAPDDWMLASTRSELARCLVEVGKNAEAVPLLEEAIKGLDAHEFTADLAAEARKMLARARRG, encoded by the coding sequence GTGACCGACACGACACTGCCCGGCGGACCCGACGACGACCGCACGCTTCCGCTGGACCGGGCCGCGGGTGACGCACCCCCGGACGAGGACGTCGGCACCGTCTTCGGCCCCTACCGCCTGGTGCGGCGCATCGGCTCGGGCGGCATGGGCGATGTCTACGAGGCCGAGCAGTCCGAGCCCATTCGCCGGCGCGTCGCGCTGAAGGTGATCAAGCAGGGCATGGACACGCGCGCGGTCGTCGCGCGCTTCGACGCCGAGCGCCAGGCCCTCGCCCTGATGGACCACCCCTGCATCGCGAAGGTCTTCGACGCCGGCGCCACCGACCGCGGGCGCCCCTACTTCGTGATGGAGTATGTCGAGGGCGAGCCCATCACCGACTACTGCAACTGGCGCAAGCTCTCCACGCGCGACCGGCTCGAGCTGTTCGCCCGCGTCTGCGAGGGCGTGCAGCACGCGCACCAGAAGGGCGTCATCCACCGCGACTTCAAGCCCTCGAACGTCCTCGTCGCGGAAGTGGATGGGCGCCCGGTGCCCAAGATCATCGACTTCGGCGTGGCCAAGGCCACCACGCAGCGCCTGACCGAGATGACGATGTTCACGGAGATGGGCCAGCTCATCGGCACGCCCGAGTACATGAGCCCCGAGCAGGCCGCCGCGAACGACGACGACATCGACACGCGCACCGACGTCTACGCGCTGGGCGTGGTGCTGTACGAACTGCTGGCCGGCGCATTGCCCTTCGAGTCGGGCGAGCTGCGCAAGGCCGGCTACGACGCGATCCGCCGCATCATCATCGAGCAGGATCCGCCGCGGCCGAGCACGCGCTTCGGCAGCCTCGGCGCCCGCGCCACGCAGGTGGCCGCGCATCACGGCACGGCGGCGCCGCGCCTGCGCAGCGAGCTGCGCGGCGACCTCGACTGGATCACGATGAAGGCGCTGGCGAAGGAGCGCGACCGGCGCTACGAGACGGCCAACGGCCTGGCCGCCGACGTGCGGCGCCACCTGAGGAACGAACCGGTGACGGCCGGCCCGCCCAGCACCTCGTACCGCCTGGGCAAGCTGGTGCGGCGCAACCGGGGCGCCTTCGCGACCGGCGCAGCGCTGGTGCTCATGCTCGCGGTGCTGGCCGTGTCGATGTCGGTGCAGGCCGGGCGCCTGGCGCGCGAGCGCGACCGCACCGCCGTGCAGGCGGCGAAGGCGGAGAAGACCACCGAGTTCCTGCAGTCGATGCTCGGCGGCATCAGCCCGGCCACCGCCCGCGGGCGCGACACGAAGCTGCTCGAGGAGATCCTGGTCAACACCGACCGGCGCGCGCAGACAGAGCTGGCCGCGCAACCGGAGGTCCAGGCTGCGATCCTGGGCACGCTGGGGCTGACCTACGCGGCCATCGGCAAGTTCCCCGAAGCGCTGGCCAACCTGCAGGTCGCCGACTCGCTGCAGACCGCGCTGCTGGGCGACGACGACGGCGCCACGCAGACAACGCGCCGCAACCTCGGCACCGCCCTGATCCGCGCGGGTCGCCACGCCGAGGCCGAGACGCAGCTGCGCGCGGTCATCGCCACTTCGCAGGCGGCCCGTGGCCCCGACGACGCGGTCGCGCTGCGGGCCATGGTCGACCTGGCCGACCTCTTCATCCGCACGGGCAAGCTCAAGGAGTCGCTGGAATTCGGCGAGGCGGCGGTCGCCGCGTACGGGCGCCGGCCCGACGCCGCTCCCGAAGACGCACTGCGAGCCAAGGTCGTGCTGGCGTTCACGCTGGCGAACGCGGAACGGCAAGCCCGCGCCGATACGCTGCTGACCGAGGCGATCGCCGGGTATGTCGCAGCCTTCGGCGCGGACCATCCGCAGACCCTGAACGCGAGGGGCACGCTCGCCATCATCCAGCAGTACACGAGGCCGGCGGAGGTCGTCCTGCAGACCTACGGTGACGTCATCGCCGGCGCCACGCGCGTCTACGGCCAGGACCACCCCGAGACGATCAAGGCGCGGTCCAACCTCGCCGCCTACTACATCAACCTGGGCCGCCTCGACGAGGCCGAAGCCGCCCACCGCGAACTCGTCGCGGCGACGACCAGGATCTACGGGGCCGACAACGCCGAGACCATCGTCTCGCGGCAGAACCTGGGCAACACGCTGCTGGCCCAGGGGCGTTACGCCGAGGCCGAGGCGTATCTGGACGACCTCCTGTTGACCTGCCGGCGCGTGCTGGGCGCCGACCATCGCCGCACGCTGGGCGTGATGAGCCTGCTGGCCTCGCTCTACGACCAGCAGCGCCGGTTCCCCGAGGCGGCGGCCATGCTGGGCCAGATCGCCCGGGACTCGCAGGGCAACCTCGGCGAGACCCACCCGGCCGTGGTCATCAACTACTACAACTGGGCCGCCAAGCTGCAGGACATGGGTGACGAGCGTGCCGCCGAGCCTGTCTACCGCACGGCCCTGGACAAGCACCAGCGCGGCGAGGGCGGCGACAAGCCGTACGTCGCGGCGATCCTCAATGGCCTGGGCAGGGCCCTGGCCGCGCGCGGCCAGGCGGCCGAAGCCGACTCGCTGCTCGCCTCCGGTCTTGCCATGCGCGAGCGCATGTTCGGCGCCACGCACACCGAGGTGGCCTACTCGCTGGCGTCGATGGGCGATGTGTTGCACCTGCGCGGCGACCACGCCGGCGCCGTCGTGCGCCTGCGCGCCTGCG